A part of Desulfobacter sp. genomic DNA contains:
- a CDS encoding TRAP transporter small permease — protein sequence MGLEKTIAAVSTALKWTGSLFLAMMMFLTALDVACRYMLNAPIAGALELVEYMMAVLIPFSVAYCAYCRAHVSVEFIMEKFPRRVRKAVYIPVSLVSLAFLGVITWQTCLYVVETFESKLTSSVLLIATYPFVIPIALGMGAFTLILLHDLLTGGPVEWRVKE from the coding sequence GTGGGGCTGGAAAAAACCATTGCCGCTGTATCCACCGCCCTGAAATGGACCGGTTCCCTGTTCCTGGCGATGATGATGTTTTTGACGGCCCTGGATGTGGCCTGCCGCTATATGCTTAATGCCCCCATTGCCGGTGCCCTGGAACTGGTGGAGTACATGATGGCGGTGCTGATTCCATTCAGTGTCGCCTATTGCGCATACTGCCGCGCCCATGTGTCCGTGGAATTCATCATGGAAAAATTCCCCCGCAGGGTGAGAAAGGCGGTTTATATCCCCGTATCCCTGGTTTCCCTGGCCTTTCTCGGGGTGATTACCTGGCAGACCTGCCTCTATGTGGTGGAAACCTTTGAATCCAAACTGACCTCTTCGGTGCTCCTCATTGCCACCTATCCCTTTGTGATTCCCATTGCCCTGGGCATGGGGGCGTTTACACTGATCCTGCTGCATGACCTTTTGACAGGTGGTCCAGTGGAATGGAGGGTTAAAGAATGA
- a CDS encoding cytoplasmic protein, with product MSDEIKHDDFTVDKTNLYREETITDFKIATLKVLCPIHIDGTDDESRTRRYFGETQMVSPEGPIPVRSMLPATSLEEAVDAFPKAMEKALASLVEQVKQMQNKSKAGPGPKSRIIPGHGKISA from the coding sequence ATGAGCGACGAGATTAAACACGACGATTTTACCGTAGACAAGACCAACCTCTACCGCGAAGAAACCATTACTGATTTTAAAATCGCCACCCTGAAGGTGCTCTGCCCCATCCATATTGACGGCACAGACGATGAGTCCCGTACCAGGCGGTATTTCGGAGAAACCCAGATGGTCTCCCCCGAAGGGCCCATCCCGGTCCGGTCCATGTTGCCGGCCACCTCACTGGAAGAGGCCGTGGACGCCTTTCCCAAAGCCATGGAGAAGGCCCTGGCCTCCCTGGTGGAACAGGTAAAGCAGATGCAGAATAAATCCAAGGCGGGCCCGGGGCCAAAATCCCGCATTATTCCGGGACATGGTAAGATTTCCGCCTAA
- a CDS encoding TRAP transporter large permease produces the protein MNPVTIGVIGICVLIVLILLRMHIGICMGLVGFLGFAWIAGVDVAMGVLKTVPYTTFANQGMSVIPLFILMGAFAFTAGMSEDLYRAVHKLFGSLRGGLAMATVAACACFAAISGSSLATAATLGRVAMPEMEKYKYDSALATGSIAAGGSIGILIPPSVILIIYGILTEQSIAKLFLAGFIPGILEALFYIITILILTRMKPELGPPGPRTTLTDKFLALLKTWEVIVLFLLVIGGIYLGVFTPTEAAGIGAFCTFLFSLFRKKMTWAKFTGSLAETMQTAGMLFLIVLGAMILGYFFSITRLPYELSSAVSALPVNRYVIVVLILAVVLVLGCLMDSLAIVLLTVPVFYPLVIDLGFNPIWFGILMVRVTEMGLITPPVGLNVFIIKGITNVPMETVFKGVFPFLVADFCQIVLMIIFPQIVLFLPDLMKV, from the coding sequence ATGAATCCGGTCACCATCGGCGTTATCGGCATCTGCGTGCTGATTGTCCTGATTCTGCTTCGTATGCATATCGGCATCTGCATGGGCCTTGTGGGGTTCCTGGGGTTTGCCTGGATCGCAGGGGTTGATGTGGCCATGGGGGTATTGAAGACGGTTCCCTACACCACCTTTGCCAACCAGGGGATGAGTGTGATCCCGCTGTTCATCCTCATGGGGGCCTTTGCCTTTACCGCGGGCATGAGCGAGGATCTGTACCGGGCGGTGCATAAGCTCTTCGGCAGCCTGCGGGGGGGACTTGCCATGGCCACGGTGGCGGCCTGTGCCTGTTTTGCCGCCATCAGCGGCTCCAGTTTGGCCACGGCGGCCACCCTGGGCCGGGTGGCCATGCCTGAAATGGAAAAGTATAAGTATGATTCCGCCCTGGCCACCGGCTCCATCGCCGCCGGCGGGAGTATCGGCATCCTGATTCCCCCCAGCGTGATTCTTATTATTTATGGAATTTTAACGGAGCAATCCATTGCCAAGCTGTTCCTGGCCGGTTTTATTCCCGGCATTCTTGAGGCATTGTTCTATATCATCACCATCTTGATCCTCACCCGGATGAAACCGGAACTGGGGCCGCCGGGCCCCCGGACCACCCTGACCGATAAGTTCTTGGCCCTGCTGAAAACCTGGGAAGTCATCGTGCTCTTCCTGCTGGTCATCGGCGGGATCTATCTGGGGGTGTTCACTCCCACTGAAGCCGCAGGGATCGGTGCCTTCTGCACCTTTTTGTTTTCCCTGTTCCGTAAAAAGATGACCTGGGCGAAATTCACCGGCAGCCTGGCCGAAACCATGCAGACTGCGGGCATGCTCTTTCTCATCGTGCTGGGCGCCATGATACTGGGATACTTTTTTTCCATCACCCGCCTGCCCTACGAATTGTCTTCTGCGGTTTCCGCACTGCCCGTGAACCGGTACGTCATCGTGGTGCTCATTCTTGCGGTGGTGCTGGTTCTGGGATGCCTGATGGATTCCCTGGCCATTGTGCTGCTCACGGTGCCGGTATTCTATCCCCTGGTCATTGACCTGGGGTTCAATCCCATATGGTTCGGCATCCTCATGGTAAGGGTGACTGAGATGGGATTGATCACCCCGCCGGTGGGGCTGAATGTCTTTATCATCAAGGGCATTACCAATGTGCCGATGGAAACGGTTTTCAAAGGGGTTTTCCCCTTTCTGGTAGCGGATTTCTGTCAGATTGTGCTGATGATCATCTTTCCCCAGATCGTTTTGTTTCTCCCCGATCTGATGAAGGTCTGA
- the cysK gene encoding cysteine synthase A yields MHYSNSMLDLIGNTPLVKLGKLSDNATLLAKCEFMNPFSVKDRPMFNIINQAEKAGKIKPGDTLIEMTSGNTGMALAYIAALKGYKIILCMSAIQSIERRKVMKALGAELELTDPSLGTKGAKDRMNEIRKAHPEYFYVGQHINMDNPDAHYKTTGPELWKDTEGEIDVLVAGLGTGGTICGAGKYLKEQNPDIRLVAIEPESAPFISKGVFTPHRMMGTAPGFVPETLDREIIDEIALVREEEAFAMCRQLAADNGILVGITSGAVACVLKKMADKPEYKGKTLVGIFADSGERYLSVEGLFNS; encoded by the coding sequence ATGCACTATTCCAATTCAATGCTTGATCTGATCGGCAACACCCCTCTTGTGAAGTTGGGTAAATTATCAGATAACGCAACCCTGCTTGCCAAATGTGAATTTATGAATCCTTTCAGCGTAAAGGACCGCCCCATGTTCAACATCATCAATCAGGCAGAAAAGGCGGGAAAAATCAAACCCGGAGATACCCTGATTGAAATGACCAGCGGCAATACCGGGATGGCACTGGCCTATATCGCAGCACTCAAAGGGTATAAAATCATTCTCTGCATGTCGGCCATCCAGAGCATAGAACGGCGCAAAGTGATGAAAGCCCTTGGGGCGGAACTGGAGTTGACGGACCCCTCCCTTGGGACCAAAGGGGCGAAAGACAGGATGAATGAAATCAGAAAGGCCCATCCGGAGTATTTTTATGTGGGCCAGCACATCAATATGGATAACCCCGATGCCCATTATAAAACCACGGGCCCGGAACTGTGGAAAGATACCGAAGGGGAAATCGATGTCCTGGTGGCAGGCCTCGGCACCGGCGGTACGATCTGCGGGGCGGGTAAATACCTTAAGGAACAGAATCCGGATATCCGCCTTGTGGCCATTGAACCCGAAAGCGCACCCTTTATTTCAAAAGGTGTTTTCACCCCCCACCGCATGATGGGGACGGCTCCGGGATTTGTGCCAGAAACCCTGGACAGGGAGATCATTGACGAGATCGCACTGGTCAGGGAAGAAGAGGCATTTGCCATGTGCAGGCAGCTGGCTGCAGATAACGGCATTCTGGTTGGCATCACCTCAGGGGCGGTTGCCTGTGTCCTGAAAAAAATGGCTGACAAGCCTGAATACAAAGGGAAAACCCTTGTGGGGATATTTGCGGATTCAGGAGAGCGGTATCTGAGTGTTGAGGGGTTGTTCAATTCATAA
- a CDS encoding dicarboxylate/amino acid:cation symporter: protein MGKKKIGLANKIFIGMIVGLIIGFSFPEFGVSLHPIGMLFMKLLKMSVVPLVFANVVYGIGQMDDARNFGKAGGKLMIYYMLSTFAAALIGASIGLLFSPGTGITLESGAAAAKVQTMSGFWDTMSSFVPGNIFSAMASGSLPQVILFAIFTGIAILLIGGETKTRLTTAFHDLSTLMLKIIMMVMELAPYGIAALMAWTAGKFGADIFGPFARFFGSVYIALFLQVLCVYVGVIFFFVRLNPWSFIKKVKPVWLTAFTLCSSAATIPVSLRVTEEDLGLPAKITNFSIPLGATMNMDGNAIWFGIMGVFASQIMGLDITFSTILQFSFMGLILTLGSPGIPGGIFVSTTIFLSSFGLPIEAGAMMIGLFRILDMGITATNMVGDIAGATLVSKLEKLFDGKTSKCWQE from the coding sequence ATGGGTAAAAAGAAAATCGGGCTTGCAAACAAAATCTTTATAGGCATGATCGTCGGGTTGATTATCGGGTTCAGTTTTCCGGAATTTGGGGTCTCTCTTCATCCCATTGGCATGTTATTCATGAAACTGCTTAAAATGTCCGTCGTTCCTCTGGTTTTTGCCAATGTGGTATACGGCATCGGACAGATGGATGATGCGCGTAATTTTGGCAAGGCAGGCGGTAAATTGATGATTTATTATATGTTGTCCACATTTGCCGCCGCCCTGATCGGGGCATCCATCGGGCTGTTGTTCAGCCCCGGGACCGGCATCACCCTTGAGTCCGGGGCCGCAGCAGCCAAAGTTCAAACCATGTCGGGCTTCTGGGATACGATGTCCTCCTTTGTTCCCGGAAATATTTTCAGTGCCATGGCCAGTGGATCGCTTCCCCAGGTGATCCTCTTCGCCATTTTTACCGGAATCGCAATTTTACTGATCGGCGGGGAGACCAAAACAAGGCTGACAACAGCCTTCCATGACCTTTCAACCCTGATGCTGAAAATTATCATGATGGTGATGGAACTGGCCCCCTATGGCATTGCCGCGCTCATGGCCTGGACCGCCGGAAAATTCGGTGCGGATATCTTCGGCCCCTTTGCCAGATTTTTCGGCAGCGTCTATATCGCTTTGTTCCTTCAAGTGCTCTGCGTATACGTCGGGGTGATCTTCTTTTTTGTCAGGCTCAACCCCTGGTCTTTTATCAAGAAGGTTAAACCGGTATGGCTCACCGCGTTTACCCTCTGCAGCAGTGCGGCCACCATACCGGTCTCCCTTAGGGTTACGGAAGAGGACCTTGGCCTTCCCGCTAAAATCACCAATTTTTCAATTCCCCTGGGCGCCACCATGAATATGGACGGAAATGCCATATGGTTCGGTATCATGGGGGTGTTCGCATCCCAGATTATGGGCCTGGATATTACATTCAGCACCATTTTGCAGTTTTCTTTTATGGGCCTGATTCTGACCCTCGGCAGTCCGGGGATTCCAGGGGGAATTTTCGTTTCCACTACAATATTCCTGTCCTCCTTCGGCCTTCCCATTGAAGCCGGTGCAATGATGATCGGCCTGTTCCGGATATTGGACATGGGGATTACCGCCACCAATATGGTCGGCGATATTGCCGGTGCCACGCTGGTATCAAAGCTGGAAAAACTATTTGACGGGAAAACCTCAAAATGCTGGCAGGAGTAA
- a CDS encoding HD domain-containing protein produces the protein MLTTGKLMSTVPEDYPLGQAIGVTTGQYKNIRQLLNRRSPGLMRAARKVIETSEFKYCNDSREDSFLWQHTVYVASLAMTLSYREGVDPLFPVITALFHDCGKFENGKFHAGKAPEEEAGAQIACKLLARTGFSREEALQVQESILALHNDKKRGDINTRIVNDADFLIKFGHMGFANFFEKSVLRGMAIRNSILRTLSKELTYAAALETRMYTRSGKDMARKKAGISISLFRNYLEELRITGISEYEIRRMDVNWGTYSQEIVRLYLVLPRFCEHCWNPLAVGLDREKGIKRDRLVVNIDCAACNRNNGYDFSFCLPEPTVH, from the coding sequence ATGCTGACAACGGGAAAACTCATGTCAACCGTCCCGGAGGATTATCCCCTGGGACAGGCAATAGGTGTCACGACCGGCCAATACAAGAATATTCGGCAGTTGCTGAACCGCCGCAGCCCGGGGCTGATGCGGGCGGCGCGCAAGGTGATTGAAACATCGGAATTCAAGTATTGCAATGATTCCAGGGAAGACAGCTTTTTATGGCAGCATACGGTGTACGTTGCCTCCCTGGCCATGACGCTTTCTTACCGGGAGGGGGTGGATCCCCTTTTCCCGGTGATTACGGCGCTCTTCCATGACTGCGGAAAATTTGAAAACGGAAAATTCCACGCCGGTAAAGCCCCCGAAGAGGAAGCCGGGGCCCAGATTGCCTGCAAATTGCTTGCCAGGACCGGTTTTTCCAGGGAAGAGGCCCTGCAGGTCCAGGAGAGCATCCTGGCCCTGCATAACGACAAAAAACGGGGGGATATCAATACCCGGATCGTCAATGATGCCGACTTCCTGATCAAATTCGGCCACATGGGGTTTGCCAATTTTTTTGAAAAATCCGTACTCAGGGGAATGGCGATCCGGAACAGCATTCTTAGAACCCTGAGCAAGGAACTTACCTATGCGGCCGCCCTGGAAACCCGGATGTACACCCGGTCCGGGAAGGACATGGCCCGGAAAAAGGCAGGCATTTCAATTTCCCTGTTCAGAAATTATCTTGAAGAGCTCAGGATCACAGGGATTTCAGAATATGAAATCAGGAGGATGGATGTCAACTGGGGAACATATTCCCAGGAGATTGTCCGCCTTTACCTGGTGCTCCCCCGGTTCTGCGAGCACTGCTGGAACCCCCTGGCCGTCGGTCTTGACCGGGAAAAGGGGATCAAGCGGGACCGGCTGGTGGTGAATATCGATTGTGCCGCCTGCAACCGGAACAACGGGTATGATTTCTCCTTCTGCCTCCCCGAGCCCACAGTACACTGA
- a CDS encoding TRAP transporter substrate-binding protein produces the protein MKKVIIVFTLLLFAATLSIAKPITLRFAHQNPATGLSSINCVDPWLNKIEEVTGNRVKIQRYYGQTLSKGKDIWNATKMGIADIGWCFHGYWPGMTPLSDVISLPGLPFKTAEEGSAILWKLYDKFPEIQKEYKDVKVLLFYTSDPYTLITVNKPVKTLEDLKGMKIRMTGGPPTDMVRALGGTPMLIPMPDNYLSMQKGVIDGMGAPWEAINVWRFYEVAKYYTEVPFPAVYFSISMNKRKWDSLPKDIQDAIATVSGEYGSRYWGRNFFDRMKTAGMEKVKAGGDGGNIFTLSDQERSRWLEKGGKPIWDKWVEKMEKQGHANARHILDFVLNGGQ, from the coding sequence ATGAAAAAAGTGATCATCGTTTTTACCCTGCTCCTTTTTGCAGCGACATTGAGTATTGCCAAACCCATTACCCTGAGGTTTGCCCACCAGAATCCGGCCACGGGGTTGAGCTCCATCAATTGCGTGGATCCCTGGCTCAATAAAATAGAGGAGGTCACCGGGAACAGGGTCAAGATCCAGCGGTATTACGGCCAGACCCTGTCCAAGGGCAAGGACATCTGGAATGCCACCAAAATGGGCATCGCGGATATCGGCTGGTGCTTCCACGGCTACTGGCCCGGCATGACGCCTCTGTCCGACGTTATCAGCCTGCCCGGTCTTCCCTTTAAAACAGCGGAAGAGGGGAGTGCCATTCTGTGGAAACTCTACGATAAGTTCCCGGAGATCCAGAAAGAGTACAAGGATGTAAAAGTGCTCTTGTTCTATACCAGCGATCCCTACACCCTGATTACCGTGAACAAGCCGGTGAAGACCCTTGAAGACCTTAAAGGAATGAAGATACGGATGACCGGTGGTCCCCCCACTGATATGGTCCGGGCCCTGGGCGGCACCCCCATGCTTATTCCCATGCCCGACAACTACCTGTCCATGCAGAAAGGCGTCATCGACGGAATGGGCGCCCCCTGGGAGGCCATCAATGTATGGCGGTTCTATGAAGTGGCCAAATACTATACGGAAGTGCCTTTTCCTGCCGTTTATTTTTCCATTTCCATGAACAAGCGTAAATGGGACAGCCTGCCCAAGGATATCCAGGATGCCATCGCAACGGTCTCCGGGGAATACGGGTCCAGATACTGGGGCCGCAACTTTTTCGACCGGATGAAAACCGCTGGCATGGAAAAGGTCAAGGCTGGCGGAGACGGCGGCAATATCTTTACACTGAGCGACCAGGAACGGTCCCGGTGGCTGGAGAAGGGGGGGAAACCCATCTGGGATAAATGGGTGGAGAAAATGGAAAAACAGGGCCATGCCAATGCCCGCCATATCCTTGATTTCGTACTGAACGGGGGACAATAG